The genomic interval TCATTTAATTACATTGGTATAAAGTTTTGTGCTTTCAGCTGTAACAGCTTTTTCATTGGGACATGAAATTTGTTGATATTGATTgttggaaattttattttttggaagAAGTTTAATATTGTGGGTTGAAACAGCCACTTAAGACAGAAAAATTAGTCACCAATGAACAGTAATAGTTTTGCATTATAATGTAAACATGCATTGTAACGTAAACATAGTTAATGTTGCAGATACTGAACAACGCTTTGTGGGTAGAAATTTAAGGGATATCAGCAAAATTCTTTGATAGGGGGTTATTAGCAAATTCTCTGACGGGGGATATCAGCAAAATTCTTTCATAGGGGGTTATTAGCAAATTCTCTGATGGGGGATATCAGCAAAATTCTTTGGAAGAAGGATATTATCAAATTTTTTGACAGGGAGATATCAGTAAAATTCTTTAATGGGATATCAACAAAATTCTTTGGTAGAGGGATATCAGCAAAACTCTTAGATAGGGGTAGGAGGTATTCGGCCAAATTCTATGATAGGGAGATACCAGCAGAATTGGTTGGTAGGAGTTACCAGGAAATTTGATAAGAGTTAGGAGCAAAATTTCTTTGTGGCAGGTTCAcggaaattaaaaagaaattttaatttactGTTGTGGCGAATCTTGCTATTGAATTTTCTATAATAGAAAGTCTAAAtggattttgatatttcattccCATGTTCCTTGATGTGTTGAATAaaagtatttcattattttcagccTTTTCAGTCTTTGTCAGTGAAGCTGTGCAATAACTAGAGTGCAGGTATCTGATACCCGCACTGTTAGTTACCGCACTCTATTCCATTGAAAACTGAAACCACGCCTCTTTAGTTAAACTTGTTTGAAATCGTATGATATTTTGGTATACGATTTAACCTTTGAAAGTTTTATACTGAAAAGCCCCTAGGCtatgatacaaaaatatatacagattatataaatattgtagAAATCTCTGTTAATTCCAACATTATTGATTTCagtaattaattgttttgaagCCATTACAAGGACGTGAATATATAAGATTTCACTTAATATCTGTAGCACTAGAAAAGCCCATTACTTTTACGTAGATGATGTTATATATGTCATAGATTGTTGTCTGTACAGTATCCTGTGTGGACAGTATTTGTTTCTCCATTTCTCCATAAGATAATTTAGTTCCGGCTAATTTTCAAACTATGAAATTCTATCTGTTttttaatcaagaaaaatataaatcatttttgtaaaaGGAAATTTAAAGGGATCCTATCAAGCTGAAGACAAATGTTAACATTTTCCTAAGTATGGACAGAAATGtgatattaaacatgtttattgtagTTTTCGTGTGTTTAGTGATTATCAGTAATTTAACCCTCACAGCCTGAGAAAGAAAATTGGACCAGAACTACTTGCTGAACCAGGACACAGCATTATGCCCAGATTTTTAGTCACACTTCCATTGTCAGATGTAACAACATCAACATTGTTTGTGGAGAAATTCTTACTCAGTATATTTAATGTTTAACCCCTATGATATCTTTGCATGTCTGTTCATTTTGAAGCTCAGTACACATAATAATGCAGCAACATTAATACTACATGGTAAAGTTGATCACATCACAATACTGACAAAATATACCGtaagtaaatatatacaaaaatacagCTCAATCTTAAAATTTTTCCAAGTTTTATAATATAGTGTTTGTAGCATCGGGATGTTAACAGTACTGGTCTGAATTATACAAGTGAGAAAAAATAAGTACAAACAGCCTCTTATGGTGAACTTGTAGAGCATTAGAATATTTCAGGGTTCGCTGTCAGAGTTCCTGAAGTTAATGGTCTCGCTTTCTGTAACTAATgctgtaattaattgtattgaACCATACATACGATACGATAGacagtaaatatatatgaatcCAATATTAGAACAGTTACAACAATATATCACAACCagtgtacataaaacatatttacaaagtAACAAGATGTTCATAATACTTCATCCAGTTGAATACTTGGGGGAATAAAAGAGACATGAAGATATTTACTTTCCGCTAGTGACTGACTACTCCATAGCACTAATGACCTTAGACATATTGTAAGTGCATCACCCTAGAAAACATGCACTTCCCTCGGAATTCTTGTCTGCAATCTCTTGATTAGATTTTCATTCTATCTGTTTGGCTCTTGTGCAGTCAAAATGTTGTAAGGCTGCTGTGCACTACAAGAATATTGTCAGTCTAGTTACGAATGATGTACTTGGATAAACACATCTTGTTTGATTATAAGCTAAGTATGAAGCAGGAAATGAATACGTGTCACTAATCAGCATATAGTAGATACCCGGAGAAGGTGGATGAGTCATTTGAAATAGCCGAACCTTCCTTCAGTCTCAGCCATACATGATCACCTGTTGTAAGGTGCAGTATAATCGTGTTACTGGCTACACCAAATCCCGAACGATGGTCGCCGTGCATTGGAACACGTGGCTCATCATTTAACATTATCATGACAAAAGCATCGGTCTCGTCTTGACTTAGTACATGAGCGTTAAAGAGGTATGTCCCATTGATTTTGCATACAAAATGTGATGTGAGTTCATCAAAAGCTTCACCATGATTTAGAAACACTTTATCGAATTCTATTGTGGTATCTTGATGTACTGGACCAAATTTTGACTTTCTGGTTACAAAGAAAGCAACCCTAGGTGTTGGGACACACTTCTCTCCTATAACAAAAAGAACAGTTATTgcataaaagttaaaatattaagTCATTGAAAGTAAGCCATTGAAGGAATTGTCCAACAAAGACTTCCCGACTGCTCAAGCTGATTAATAAACCTGTAGcatgttggcggcaagtgattctgcctttgcaaccagtgcagaccaagattagcctgcacatctgaGAAAGGTTATGAACAACGTGTTAAAAGGCTTGTCATATTTCAAGAGGGATACGGAGTTGTATAATTATCtgtaaaaaatgtattaaaacatgtTAGAAGTTTGTCCTCTGATTAACTGGCACAGTCATATCACAAAGTCATGCACATGGTAATAAACATAACTCTTTTTGTGCGAGTTTAAAGAGCCCTATAGAAATTAGTTAAAAAGGATTGCTAATTGCAAATAAATTTAAAGCTAGTAGTACTGCATATATATTAGAAATTGTATATCAAACATTTGTCAGAAAATCTTCATTAAGCTACAACCTTTAGTTCCTTTGTCTCCTTTTGGTCCAAAAGGACCCATAGGTCCTTGCTGCCCCTTATCACCATCTTTGCCTGTTGTTCCACATTGTCCTTTGTGACCTTTCTTGCCTCTTGAACCCTTTGGACCTGTCTCTCCTATAGGACCATGCTCACCTGGGaagcaatatttcaaatagagaatttaaaagcttttccttataTATGCTTAAGTAGTGTAAAAAAATGTCAAAGCATtcttttagctccactattcagagaataggtgggctattctactcgccccggcgttagcGTCAGcatgagctttcttggttgaagtttttctgcaacctttgtttttctgtcatatctttgttactattgcttatatcttactgtaacttcacgtaaacattgtccagcgtacaaacaaagtatgtgcaggggctgggccccttatacccaaggtcaaggtcacagagttgttgtacttggaattattttcatgttaaattttttcgaaagctctgtttatagacatattttttaatgacttgaaattaaaaatatttatttataatcatcatctgcatgtggggttacaatccccataactctaattgtatttttgacagaataatgccattttcatacttaaagttttttttggcaatcttcgctttctgggtataactttagtacaatataagataaagacttgaaacttaaaatgtatctttatcatcatcaactgcatgtgtggtaacaatccccgtgactctgatttgtatttttgaccaaactATGCCCATTTCATAcataaattttttgacaaacttcgttttctgtgtataagataatgacttgaaactcaaaatatatctttaccatcatcatctgcatgtgtggtaacaatcccaataactctgatttgtgttctttacagaattatgccccttagtgtaACTTCCTTTTAAAGGAGAGGTCTCTAATTGAGACTAGTCTGTGTTCaaaccctatgttttgttcacaggagataactcctgaggctatacaAATTTTCTATCATTATatcccttttattctcaaaacatagataacatagataatcagagccaagactgataaAGTCAGAATACAAGaatgattttttgtaaaaaaaaaaagattatctagtctgTAGCCAGACTaaattgagacatatattcattttactgtcaaattgccaaATAGTGGAGAGAACTGTCcaacggacagctcttgtttaatatggAAAACAGTACTAACCTTTGTCTCCTTGATATCCCTTTTCACCTCTGTCCCCTTTTCTTCCCTCAGCTCCTGTTGCTCCTGGCAACCCATGTTGTCCATGTATTCCAGAGGGCCCTGGGTCTCCTCTACAACATCTTTCACACTGCTCTCCCTTTGATTGAGAAAGGGAGATAACTTGTGAGATCAGCAGCAGAAATCCAAGGCATGTAAGAATTGTCTGTCCTCTCATTTTTTAGTCATCAGTAGtgtctgtaatttatacatttataatttatattgaatTGTAAGTATAAGAaaggcatcaagcgtttattgaacgcagctccttgttttccaAATAGTTGCAAATTTTTATCAGTGCGGAAAGTGACATGAAAcagtgtttttttagctcacctgtcacaaagtgacaaggtgagcttttgtgatcgcgcagcatccgtcgtccatccgtccgtgcgttcgtgcgtgcatgcgtaaacttgcttgtgaccactctagaggtcacatttttcatggggtctttatgaaaattggtcagaatgttcatcttgatgatatctaggtcaagtttgaaactgggtcacgtgccttcaaaaactaggtcactaggtcaaataatagaaaaaccttgtgacctctctaaaggccatatttttcatgggatctgtatgaaagttggtctgaatgttcatcttgatgaagtctaggtcaggttcgaatttgggttacgtgcagtcaaaaactaggtcagtaggtcaaataatagaaaaaccttgtgacctttgtagagcccgtatttttcatgggatctgcatgaaaattggtcagaatgtttatcttgatgatatctaggtcagtttcgaaactgggtcacgtccgatccaaaactaggtcagtaggttaaataatagaaaaaccttgtgacctcgttAAAGGCCATGTTATTcagggatctgcatgaaaattggtcagaatgttcatcttgatgatatctagatcaagtttgaaactgggtcaactgcggtccaaaactaggtcagtaggtctaaaaatagaaaaaccttgtgacctccctagaggccatatttttcaagggatcttcatgaaaattggtcagaatgttcaacttgatgatatctaagtcaagtttgaaactgggtcacgtgcggtccaaaactaggtcattaggttaaataatacaaaaaccttgtgacctctctagaggtcatatttttcatgggatgtgcatgaaaattggtcagaatgttcatctttatgatatctaggtcaagttcgaaactgggtcacgtgcggtcaaaaactaggtcagtaggtcaaataatagaaaaaccttgtgacctctgtagagcccatatttttcatgggatttgtatgaaagttggtctgaatgttcatcttgatgatatctaggtcaagttcgaaaccggcttaactgcggtcaaaaactaggtcactaggtctaaacatagaaaaacgttttgacctctctagaggccatatttttcaatggatcttcatgaaaatcggtgagaatgttcaccttgatgatatctaggtcagtttcaaaactgggtcacatgcggtctaaaactaggtcagtaggtctataaatagaaaaaccttgtgacctctttggagaccatatttttcatgagatcttcatgaacatttgtgagaatgttcaccttgatgatatctaggtcaagtacaaaactgggtcacatgccttcaaaaactaggtcattatgtcaaataatagaaataccttgtgacctctctagaggccatatttttcaatggatcttcatgaaaattggtcagaataaacgacgtcatactcagttcatgtggggacaggtgagcaattcaggaccatcatggtcctcttgttttcctTTAAGAAGCCACAGCAATAAACGATGCCCGtctggataaaaattgtattattttatctcaATTTCCATCATATTGTTTCCTATcttgagaaaaacaaaacaaaaccgaACGTACGAACACTTGCTAGCACTTGGAATACTCTTCAATGATTTGCACTTCTATATGCTTAAAACGTCCATTATAGTTGCATATAGAGAAAGTTTATAGACGAGAGTGACAGTATAAAAGGATCAATTTCATAATGAAAAAGTACAACAAAAAGTGTTGAATACAgtatgtttttgaaatttctaGCTCTAGCAATTTATGGTTGGTTTAAAGTAACATTTACTTATGTGCATTAGGACAGGTCGTCCATGTCTCACGGGAGAGTGATCGTGGACCatatggtcctcttgttccttAATGGCATTTTTTTGTCAAGCAGGAATGGTGTTGCATGCACAGCAGATTAATGTGGAGAAATTCAAACTGTTAAAATTCCTCTTAAATGTAAGGGACACCATGTTAAGTgacttttatatttgaaaattaaagatCTGTTTGCATGATGTTAATGATGATTTACTTGCTCTTGTCAATTTGATTGCTGTTAAACTATAGAATTTCTTTAAATGTGTGCACTATACTGCTTGCCCATTATACGATGATAGATTACTGTGGACTGATGGGACGTCTGTACATGATTTATTCTTGGATTAATTAAGTTTTAGTCCCATTTAGATACCGTCTCTCGCAAGAATTTTTTGTTTCCTAATTTAGTAAAATGGATGACTACCCTTCACCTTAAACCATATCTTAGATTGATAGTTTCTGTCATGATATGGACCCTGGCTGCATTTCAAAAAAACACCACAAAATTCATCAAAGATATTGCAGAAGAGTCTCATGAAACAGATGGGATTTTTATTTAATCTTCAGaagatttgcattttaaaatcgttatagcTACATATTGGCAGATGTGTGCAGGCAGAATTGTCCTATTGAAGGCAATCAAATACTTATTTGTCTTGACAAAATCATTTATAATCGTGTTATCTTGAAGAAGCAGATATTTGTATAGATAACTAAGGAAGGGGTATTGATGGCTAATAAAATGGAGAAGATAAGGGAAATATTGCTATGGAATTCTTGAATTTGTTATAGATGGAATTTTGACAGAATCTACTTGTGGTTGTTGAATGTTTGGCCTTTTACTGTGACAATATGAATGaagttgaagttttttttttttttgctaatgatcaaatgaaaaattaatagaaaaaacattGCAGTGTCAGCTGGTCATCCATGATgtcatttgaaagatttttttacaaaaatagagGGTATCTAGGTTGTAGAATGACGAACTTCACTTTGGGTACTTTAAGTCAAAGGCAAAAGGAgtagaaattgataaaatgactgggtgttatcAAAGACAG from Mercenaria mercenaria strain notata chromosome 2, MADL_Memer_1, whole genome shotgun sequence carries:
- the LOC123563674 gene encoding otolin-1-like: MRGQTILTCLGFLLLISQVISLSQSKGEQCERCCRGDPGPSGIHGQHGLPGATGAEGRKGDRGEKGYQGDKGEHGPIGETGPKGSRGKKGHKGQCGTTGKDGDKGQQGPMGPFGPKGDKGTKGEKCVPTPRVAFFVTRKSKFGPVHQDTTIEFDKVFLNHGEAFDELTSHFVCKINGTYLFNAHVLSQDETDAFVMIMLNDEPRVPMHGDHRSGFGVASNTIILHLTTGDHVWLRLKEGSAISNDSSTFSGYLLYAD